A genomic region of Paenibacillus sp. PL2-23 contains the following coding sequences:
- the mtnA gene encoding S-methyl-5-thioribose-1-phosphate isomerase: protein MNENYAGLQSVIWRGEQLDLLDQRLLPEEIVYLPLTTSQDVWEAIRHLKVRGAPAIGISAAYGVVLGSRSAATLQDWSAAVAKESEYLATSRPTAVNLFWALDRMKAAAKRLMDSGLELDACKEALLREAIAIQSEDEETNRLIGEHALELFQDDMGVLTHCNAGGLATAKYGTALAPFYLAKEQGMKLRVFADETRPVLQGARLTAFELQQAGVDVTLICDNMAGMVMSKGWVDAVIVGTDRVAANGDVANKIGTYSVAVLAKAHGIPFYVACPLSTIDLDTATGADIPIEERDAEEITEGFGKRTAPQGVKVYNPAFDVTPHEYVTAIITEKGIVRAPFGPNLRKLFEQ, encoded by the coding sequence ATGAATGAGAACTACGCTGGCCTGCAATCCGTTATTTGGAGGGGCGAACAGCTCGACCTGCTGGATCAACGGCTGCTGCCGGAAGAAATTGTTTATTTGCCCCTTACGACATCGCAGGATGTTTGGGAGGCCATCCGTCACCTGAAGGTGCGCGGCGCTCCGGCTATCGGCATCTCCGCGGCGTATGGCGTCGTGCTCGGCAGCCGCTCCGCGGCCACGCTCCAGGACTGGAGCGCCGCCGTCGCCAAGGAATCAGAGTATCTGGCCACTTCACGGCCTACCGCGGTCAATCTGTTCTGGGCGCTGGACCGGATGAAAGCGGCAGCGAAACGCCTGATGGATTCGGGGCTTGAGCTGGACGCTTGCAAGGAAGCGCTTCTGCGGGAAGCCATCGCGATTCAAAGCGAGGACGAGGAAACGAATAGACTGATCGGCGAGCATGCGCTTGAGCTGTTCCAGGACGACATGGGCGTATTGACGCACTGCAACGCAGGCGGCTTGGCAACCGCGAAATATGGTACAGCGCTTGCCCCCTTCTACCTGGCGAAGGAGCAAGGCATGAAGCTTCGGGTATTCGCGGATGAGACGCGCCCGGTATTGCAGGGCGCCCGGCTGACGGCATTCGAGCTCCAGCAAGCGGGAGTTGACGTAACCCTCATCTGTGACAATATGGCCGGCATGGTTATGTCCAAGGGCTGGGTCGACGCCGTTATCGTCGGTACAGACCGCGTGGCAGCGAACGGCGATGTTGCCAACAAGATCGGCACTTACAGCGTCGCCGTACTGGCCAAGGCTCATGGCATTCCGTTCTATGTGGCCTGTCCGCTGTCGACAATCGACCTGGACACCGCGACGGGTGCGGATATTCCGATCGAGGAGAGAGACGCCGAGGAAATTACCGAGGGGTTTGGCAAGCGCACGGCGCCGCAGGGCGTCAAGGTGTACAATCCCGCGTTCGACGTCACGCCTCATGAGTATGTAACAGCCATCATTACCGAAAAAGGTATCGTACGAGCGCCATTCGGACCTAATCTTCGCAAGCTGTTCGAGCAATAA
- the mtnK gene encoding S-methyl-5-thioribose kinase has product MSTYHPLSEQEAIQIAQGLEGFFPPGAKLASREIGDGNLNLVFHITDSASGKSLIMKQALPYAKVVGESWPLTLDRARIESEKLLIEGKLAPGLVPVVYKYDPELSLTVMEDLSDHTIMRQGLMNGTRYPLFAEHISTFMARTLFFTSDLGMNQQEKKLQVKAFINPELCKITEDLIFDDPYTESPNNNIPPAVEDAAAALRADGELQLEVVILRDKFLTSAQALLHGDLHTGSIFATPASTKVIDPEFAFYGPMGFDIGAVFANLILNYAGQEHWSADRNARADFRQYLLDTIQDTWRLFDEKFRALWNENGVDRLASAAPGYQAFYMNRLLQDTFGYAGCKIVRRIVGLAHVADIDRIPDDAAREKAQRLALAIGTSLIKRGRTATTIQELVDIVTTASAE; this is encoded by the coding sequence ATGTCTACCTATCATCCCTTGAGCGAACAAGAAGCGATCCAAATCGCGCAGGGCCTCGAAGGATTTTTCCCTCCTGGCGCCAAGCTGGCGTCCAGAGAAATCGGAGACGGAAACTTAAACCTTGTATTTCATATAACGGACAGCGCCAGCGGCAAGAGCCTTATTATGAAGCAAGCCCTTCCTTACGCGAAGGTTGTCGGCGAATCATGGCCCCTCACACTGGACAGAGCCCGCATCGAAAGCGAGAAGCTGCTGATCGAGGGCAAGCTGGCTCCAGGGCTGGTACCGGTTGTTTACAAATATGATCCTGAGCTGTCGCTCACAGTGATGGAGGATCTTAGCGACCATACCATTATGCGACAAGGCTTGATGAACGGGACACGCTATCCGCTGTTCGCCGAGCATATATCCACCTTTATGGCTCGCACATTATTTTTCACTTCTGACCTGGGCATGAACCAGCAGGAGAAGAAGCTTCAGGTGAAAGCGTTCATCAATCCTGAGCTGTGCAAAATAACGGAGGATCTGATCTTCGACGATCCCTATACGGAATCGCCGAACAACAACATTCCACCCGCAGTGGAGGATGCGGCCGCGGCGCTGCGCGCGGATGGCGAGCTGCAGCTGGAGGTGGTCATTCTGCGGGACAAGTTCCTGACTAGCGCACAGGCTCTCCTGCATGGCGATTTGCACACGGGCAGCATCTTCGCGACACCGGCATCCACCAAGGTCATCGATCCCGAATTTGCATTCTACGGACCTATGGGCTTCGATATTGGCGCGGTATTCGCCAATTTGATTCTCAACTATGCGGGCCAGGAGCATTGGAGCGCCGACAGGAATGCCCGCGCTGATTTCCGCCAATACTTGCTGGATACGATCCAGGACACCTGGCGTCTGTTCGATGAGAAATTCCGCGCGCTATGGAACGAGAATGGCGTCGATCGTCTCGCCTCTGCCGCGCCGGGCTATCAAGCATTCTATATGAACCGTCTGCTGCAGGACACCTTCGGTTATGCGGGCTGCAAGATTGTTCGCCGAATCGTGGGTCTCGCCCATGTGGCGGACATTGACCGAATTCCAGACGACGCTGCCCGCGAGAAGGCTCAGCGCCTCGCGCTTGCCATTGGCACCAGCCTCATCAAACGCGGAAGAACAGCAACCACCATCCAAGAGCTGGTGGACATCGTCACAACAGCTTCGGCTGAATAA
- a CDS encoding DUF1802 family protein, with protein sequence METQWNREAIALKEWAVSVKALQEGKQIIVMRKGGIIEETRDFQLLSNSFYLMPAYEHQRKELLKEPFREEMDDTLKEWSPEASSIKLEAYAEATHDIEINDQETLDKLRDLHIWTDTFAEERLKWKRKKPLHLLILKVFRLEEPIYAPMRPAYTGCKSWVRLEDEVAEPAMAPVLTVDLFERETERILNALKG encoded by the coding sequence ATGGAAACGCAATGGAACCGTGAGGCTATCGCCCTCAAGGAATGGGCGGTATCGGTGAAGGCGCTGCAGGAGGGAAAGCAGATCATCGTGATGCGCAAGGGCGGCATTATTGAGGAAACGCGCGACTTTCAGCTGCTGAGCAACAGCTTCTACCTCATGCCGGCTTATGAGCATCAGAGGAAGGAGCTGCTGAAGGAGCCCTTCAGGGAGGAGATGGACGACACGCTGAAGGAATGGTCTCCGGAAGCCAGCTCCATCAAGCTTGAGGCCTATGCCGAAGCGACGCATGATATCGAGATTAACGATCAGGAGACGCTGGATAAGCTTCGTGATCTGCACATTTGGACGGATACGTTCGCGGAGGAGCGGCTGAAGTGGAAGCGCAAGAAGCCTCTGCATCTGCTGATCCTTAAGGTCTTCCGGCTGGAGGAGCCTATCTACGCGCCGATGCGCCCCGCGTATACGGGCTGCAAATCATGGGTAAGGCTGGAGGATGAGGTTGCCGAGCCCGCTATGGCGCCTGTTCTGACTGTTGATCTATTCGAGAGAGAGACGGAGCGTATTCTGAACGCGCTGAAGGGATAA
- the sufC gene encoding Fe-S cluster assembly ATPase SufC: protein MATHFVIDGLKAEIEGKEILKGINLEIKGGEIHAIMGPNGTGKSTLASALMGHPKYEVTAGTASLDGEDLMEMETDERARAGLFLAMQYPSEIPGVTNSDFLRSAINARREEGNEISLIKFIRQMEGKMKELEMNPEFAHRYLNEGFSGGEKKRNEILQMMLLDPKIVVLDEIDSGLDIDALRIVANGVNAMRSEDRGFLIITHYQRLLNYITPDFVHVMMQGRIVKSGGPELAQRLENEGYDWVKEELGIQDETVGQA from the coding sequence ATGGCAACACATTTTGTCATCGACGGCCTGAAGGCCGAAATTGAAGGAAAAGAAATTTTGAAGGGCATCAACCTGGAGATCAAGGGCGGCGAAATTCACGCAATCATGGGTCCGAACGGTACGGGTAAATCCACCCTGGCTTCCGCGCTGATGGGCCATCCCAAATATGAAGTGACAGCCGGCACCGCTTCGCTGGACGGCGAGGATCTGATGGAGATGGAGACGGACGAGAGAGCCCGCGCTGGCCTGTTCCTGGCCATGCAATATCCAAGTGAAATTCCTGGCGTGACCAACTCTGACTTCCTGCGCAGCGCGATCAACGCTCGCCGCGAGGAAGGCAACGAGATCTCTCTGATTAAGTTCATCCGCCAGATGGAAGGCAAGATGAAAGAGCTGGAGATGAACCCGGAATTTGCGCACCGCTACCTGAACGAAGGCTTCTCCGGCGGCGAGAAGAAGCGGAACGAGATTCTTCAGATGATGCTGCTTGATCCGAAGATCGTCGTGCTGGACGAGATTGACTCCGGTCTGGATATCGACGCGCTCCGCATCGTGGCTAACGGTGTGAACGCTATGCGCTCCGAGGACCGCGGCTTCCTGATCATCACACATTATCAGCGTCTGCTTAACTATATTACACCTGACTTCGTTCACGTGATGATGCAGGGACGCATCGTCAAATCCGGCGGACCTGAGCTTGCTCAGCGCCTGGAGAACGAAGGTTACGATTGGGTGAAAGAAGAACTTGGCATTCAAGACGAAACGGTCGGCCAGGCTTAA
- the sufD gene encoding Fe-S cluster assembly protein SufD — MSTQLTTPTDRQSAETLARGKGEPEWLVSLRGEAAELAGSIEWPKPEKVRIERWNLTAVGSYEQPSAVSSLAELPAEVKELVAEDAENLLVQRNSGVVWKQLSAQLASKGVIFTDLETACKEHGELVQQYLFQAVGKDEDKLTALNAAIWNGGVFVYVPKNVEVELPLQAVLFNDNAGATFAPHILIVADANSRVTYVDCVVTDKSKANGEFVHPAIVEVFVKPGALVRYGSVHALGEGGVDMSIRRAVVENDGRVEWIIGDLNDGHTLSDTKSIMKGQGSTSDVKVISVGNKAQQMSLTTRAVHFGKSSDSNMITRAVMRDTASAIINGITKIEHGATKANGVQTERVLMLSPKARGDANPILLIDEDDVTAGHAASVGQVNPEQVYYLMSRGISRQDAERLIIYGFLAPVVSEISVEAVRNQLQRLLERKLEG, encoded by the coding sequence ATGAGCACACAACTAACCACTCCGACTGACCGCCAATCCGCGGAGACACTGGCGCGCGGCAAGGGCGAGCCGGAATGGCTCGTCAGCCTTCGCGGCGAAGCGGCGGAGCTCGCCGGCTCCATCGAATGGCCGAAGCCGGAGAAAGTACGTATTGAGCGCTGGAATTTGACCGCAGTTGGCAGCTATGAGCAGCCATCGGCTGTGTCCTCGCTTGCCGAGCTTCCTGCCGAAGTGAAGGAGCTTGTTGCTGAGGATGCGGAGAACCTGCTGGTTCAACGCAATTCCGGCGTTGTCTGGAAGCAATTATCGGCGCAGCTGGCGTCCAAGGGCGTTATTTTTACAGACCTGGAGACGGCCTGCAAGGAGCACGGCGAGCTCGTGCAGCAATACCTGTTCCAAGCGGTAGGCAAGGACGAGGACAAGCTGACGGCGCTGAACGCCGCGATCTGGAACGGCGGGGTATTCGTCTACGTTCCGAAGAATGTAGAGGTGGAGCTTCCGCTCCAGGCTGTGTTGTTTAATGACAACGCGGGCGCGACCTTCGCTCCTCATATTCTGATCGTTGCAGACGCCAACAGCCGTGTGACCTACGTTGACTGCGTTGTAACGGACAAGTCGAAGGCGAACGGCGAATTCGTGCATCCTGCCATCGTAGAGGTGTTCGTGAAGCCGGGAGCGCTCGTTCGTTACGGCTCTGTACATGCTCTTGGCGAGGGTGGAGTCGACATGTCCATCCGCCGCGCTGTCGTGGAGAACGATGGACGCGTGGAGTGGATTATCGGCGATCTGAATGACGGCCACACGCTGTCGGACACGAAGTCGATCATGAAGGGCCAAGGCTCGACCTCCGACGTTAAGGTAATCAGCGTAGGCAACAAAGCTCAGCAGATGAGCCTGACGACTCGCGCGGTTCACTTCGGCAAAAGCTCGGACAGCAACATGATCACTCGTGCGGTTATGAGGGATACGGCTTCGGCAATCATCAACGGCATTACGAAGATTGAGCATGGCGCAACCAAAGCGAACGGCGTTCAGACAGAGCGCGTTCTGATGCTCAGCCCGAAAGCTCGCGGCGACGCCAATCCTATTCTGCTGATTGACGAGGATGACGTAACGGCGGGTCACGCGGCCAGCGTAGGCCAGGTCAATCCCGAGCAGGTATATTATCTGATGTCGAGAGGCATCAGCAGACAGGACGCAGAGCGGCTTATTATTTACGGCTTCCTTGCTCCGGTCGTATCGGAAATTTCGGTCGAAGCGGTGCGGAACCAGCTGCAGCGTCTGCTCGAAAGGAAGCTTGAAGGATGA
- a CDS encoding cysteine desulfurase, which produces MNIHAIREQFPILHQEVNRHPLVYLDSAASSQKPRSVIDAVKRYYELDNANVHRGVHTLGSRATDAYEGARAKVAAFLNAETPEQIIFTRGTTTALNLVASGYARAVCGEGDEIVITPMEHHSNLIPWQQAAKATGATLKYIPLQPDGTISLEDAEKTITPNTKVVAMTYVSNVLGVVNPIKEVAQIAHRNGAIMVVDGAQSTPHKRIDVRELGVDFYALSGHKMCGPTGIGALYGKKELLNGMEPIEFGGEMIDFVELYDSTWKEIPYRFEGGTPMIAGAVGLGAAIDFLESIGMDEIERHERKLAAYAYDKLSAIDGIEIYGPKQDRVGLVTFNLEDVHPHDMATVLDSKGIAIRAGHHCCQPLMRWLQVSATARASFYLYNTEEDIDRLADALIQTKEFFGHAIG; this is translated from the coding sequence ATGAACATACATGCGATACGGGAGCAATTCCCGATATTGCATCAAGAGGTGAACAGGCATCCGCTCGTTTACTTGGATAGCGCGGCGTCTTCCCAGAAGCCGCGTTCCGTCATTGATGCGGTCAAACGTTACTATGAGCTGGATAACGCGAATGTGCATCGCGGCGTTCATACGCTAGGCTCGCGCGCTACGGACGCCTATGAGGGCGCTAGGGCGAAGGTAGCCGCATTTCTGAACGCGGAGACGCCGGAGCAGATCATTTTCACAAGAGGCACAACAACGGCTCTGAACCTTGTAGCCTCCGGATACGCAAGAGCGGTCTGCGGCGAAGGCGACGAGATCGTTATTACGCCGATGGAGCATCACAGCAATCTCATTCCTTGGCAGCAAGCGGCGAAGGCGACAGGCGCAACGCTGAAATACATTCCTCTGCAGCCTGACGGCACGATCTCGCTGGAGGATGCGGAGAAGACGATTACGCCGAATACAAAGGTCGTGGCAATGACTTATGTGTCCAATGTGCTGGGTGTCGTCAATCCTATCAAGGAAGTTGCCCAGATTGCCCATCGGAACGGCGCCATCATGGTTGTGGACGGCGCGCAGAGCACCCCGCACAAGCGCATTGACGTGAGGGAGCTCGGCGTTGACTTCTATGCGCTGTCCGGCCACAAGATGTGCGGACCAACCGGCATTGGCGCTTTGTACGGGAAGAAGGAGCTTCTGAATGGCATGGAGCCGATCGAGTTCGGCGGCGAAATGATTGATTTCGTCGAGCTGTACGACTCCACCTGGAAGGAGATCCCTTACCGATTCGAAGGCGGCACGCCGATGATTGCAGGAGCGGTGGGCCTTGGGGCAGCCATCGATTTCCTAGAAAGCATCGGCATGGATGAGATTGAGCGTCATGAGCGGAAGCTTGCCGCATATGCATACGATAAGCTCTCCGCTATCGACGGCATCGAGATTTACGGACCAAAGCAGGATCGTGTAGGCCTGGTCACCTTCAATTTGGAGGATGTGCACCCGCATGATATGGCGACCGTTCTCGATTCCAAGGGCATTGCTATTCGTGCCGGACATCACTGCTGCCAGCCGCTTATGAGATGGCTGCAGGTATCGGCAACGGCCAGAGCAAGCTTCTATCTATACAATACCGAAGAGGATATCGACCGGTTGGCCGACGCCCTAATCCAAACAAAGGAGTTCTTCGGCCATGCAATTGGATGA
- the sufU gene encoding Fe-S cluster assembly sulfur transfer protein SufU — MQLDDLYRRVIMDHYKNPRNRGTLEDDAVTINLNNPTCGDRISLQLQVVDGKVTDAKFTGEGCSISMSSASMMTEAVKGRTFEEAVNMAERFSALMKGEPVEFEENEDIEALSGVNKFPARIKCATLAWNALRKGIENQ, encoded by the coding sequence ATGCAATTGGATGATTTGTATCGCAGAGTTATAATGGATCATTACAAAAACCCTCGCAACCGCGGCACCCTGGAGGATGACGCGGTGACGATCAACCTGAACAATCCGACCTGCGGCGACCGCATTTCGCTGCAGCTGCAGGTTGTTGACGGCAAGGTGACGGATGCCAAATTTACGGGAGAGGGCTGCTCCATCAGCATGAGCTCCGCTTCCATGATGACGGAAGCCGTTAAGGGCCGTACCTTCGAGGAGGCTGTGAACATGGCGGAGAGATTCTCCGCACTGATGAAGGGCGAGCCCGTAGAGTTCGAGGAAAATGAAGACATCGAAGCCTTGTCGGGCGTGAACAAGTTCCCGGCGCGCATCAAATGCGCCACGCTGGCTTGGAACGCGCTCCGCAAAGGCATCGAAAATCAATAA
- the sufB gene encoding Fe-S cluster assembly protein SufB, with translation MAKSMPEMEEYKYGFRDEHKAIFQSGKGLTPEIVRTISEMKNEPEWMLEFRLKSLEQFNKMPMPRWGGDLDDLDFDDIQYYVKPSEKQGKTWEEVPQEIKETFDKLGIPEAEQKFLAGVSAQYESEVVYHSMQEDLEKQGVIFTDTDTALREYPELMKEYFGTIIPPNDNKFAALNSAVWSGGSFIYVPKGVQCEIPLQAYFRINSENMGQFERTLIIADEGSSVHYVEGCTAPIYSTNSLHSAVVEILCKKDSRVRYTTIQNWAPNIYNLVTKRAVADENAQMEWIDGNIGSKLTMKYPAVVLRGRGAKGMVLSIAVAGKGQHQDAGAKMTHLAPDTSSTIVSKSISKHGGKVTYRGLASFGRNSDGAKANIKCDTLILDNESTSDTIPYNEILNDNITLEHEATVSKVSEDQLFYLMSRGLTEDEATQMIVMGFIEPFTKELPMEYAVEMNRLIKFEMEGSIG, from the coding sequence ATGGCAAAATCAATGCCGGAAATGGAAGAGTATAAGTATGGCTTCCGCGACGAACATAAAGCGATCTTCCAGTCGGGTAAAGGTCTTACGCCGGAAATTGTTCGCACAATCTCCGAAATGAAGAACGAGCCGGAATGGATGCTGGAGTTCCGCCTGAAATCGCTGGAGCAATTCAACAAGATGCCAATGCCTCGTTGGGGCGGCGATCTGGACGATCTGGATTTCGACGACATCCAGTACTACGTGAAGCCTTCCGAGAAGCAGGGCAAGACGTGGGAAGAGGTGCCGCAGGAAATTAAGGAAACGTTCGACAAGCTGGGCATTCCGGAGGCGGAGCAGAAGTTCCTCGCGGGCGTCTCGGCGCAATACGAATCCGAGGTTGTCTACCACAGCATGCAAGAGGATCTGGAGAAGCAGGGTGTAATCTTCACAGATACGGATACGGCGCTGCGTGAATATCCGGAGCTTATGAAAGAATATTTCGGCACCATCATTCCTCCGAACGACAACAAATTCGCGGCTCTCAACAGCGCGGTATGGTCGGGCGGCAGCTTCATCTATGTGCCGAAGGGTGTTCAATGCGAAATTCCGCTGCAGGCGTATTTCCGCATCAACTCCGAGAACATGGGCCAATTCGAGCGTACGCTCATTATTGCGGACGAAGGCAGCTCCGTGCACTATGTAGAGGGCTGTACAGCTCCAATCTACAGCACGAACTCGCTGCACAGCGCGGTTGTTGAGATTCTCTGCAAAAAGGATTCCCGCGTCCGCTATACGACGATTCAGAACTGGGCTCCGAACATCTACAACCTCGTAACAAAACGTGCGGTTGCCGATGAGAACGCTCAGATGGAATGGATCGACGGCAACATCGGCTCCAAGCTGACGATGAAATATCCAGCTGTCGTGCTTCGCGGCCGCGGCGCCAAAGGCATGGTATTGTCCATCGCCGTAGCGGGCAAAGGCCAGCATCAGGATGCCGGCGCCAAGATGACGCATCTGGCTCCTGACACAAGCTCGACGATCGTATCCAAATCGATCTCCAAGCATGGCGGCAAGGTGACGTATCGCGGTCTCGCATCGTTTGGACGCAACTCCGACGGAGCGAAGGCGAACATCAAATGCGATACGCTCATTCTGGATAATGAGTCGACATCGGATACCATTCCTTACAATGAAATTCTGAACGACAACATTACGCTTGAGCACGAAGCTACGGTTTCCAAGGTTTCCGAGGATCAGCTGTTCTACCTGATGAGCCGCGGATTAACAGAGGACGAAGCGACGCAAATGATCGTTATGGGCTTCATCGAGCCATTCACCAAGGAGCTCCCAATGGAGTACGCGGTGGAGATGAACCGCCTGATCAAATTCGAGATGGAAGGCTCCATCGGTTAA
- a CDS encoding HD-GYP domain-containing protein, whose amino-acid sequence MRIHITDIIDGDQLSGDVFNDYGLHVLSKGTKLYKNEISRLLQHHIDFVDIRDREKLSEASSSAEAAPADARTLESTVNPKWLPKVQPIYENAVKSFEKFFAAALETGKVDDQEVTNVLQPLLNNLQLERDVVSMLLLLNTQDDYTYQHSVQVGMLSYYLATWLGYPAGEAVKIGKAGFLHDIGKCRIEDAILNKPGKLTPEEYELVKRHTEFGHDIILQSFEDTSLALGALQHHERIDGSGYPGKLSGDEIHPVSKIIAVVDIYSAMISARVYQEERDLLFVLKELHRLSFKELDPVVTHTFIKHMIPNFIGKRVKLSNGSIGIIVMTHPTEFFSPLIQVDQRFIDLTAEREYEITHVYM is encoded by the coding sequence ATGCGTATACATATTACCGATATCATTGACGGAGACCAACTGAGCGGCGATGTCTTTAATGATTATGGGCTCCATGTGCTGTCCAAGGGTACAAAGCTCTACAAAAATGAAATTTCAAGACTGCTTCAGCACCATATCGATTTTGTAGATATTAGAGACCGCGAGAAGTTAAGTGAAGCGAGCTCTTCCGCGGAGGCGGCTCCTGCGGACGCTCGAACGCTGGAATCAACGGTTAATCCCAAGTGGCTGCCTAAGGTTCAGCCTATTTACGAGAACGCTGTCAAAAGCTTTGAGAAGTTTTTCGCCGCTGCGCTCGAGACGGGCAAGGTAGACGATCAAGAGGTAACAAACGTGCTGCAGCCGCTATTGAACAATCTGCAGCTGGAACGGGATGTCGTCTCCATGCTGCTGCTTCTTAACACACAGGACGACTATACGTACCAGCATTCCGTTCAGGTCGGTATGTTGTCCTATTATTTGGCAACTTGGCTTGGCTATCCAGCTGGAGAAGCGGTGAAGATTGGCAAAGCTGGCTTTCTACACGACATCGGCAAGTGCCGCATCGAGGATGCCATCTTGAACAAGCCAGGCAAGCTGACGCCTGAGGAATACGAGCTGGTGAAGCGGCATACGGAGTTCGGACATGACATCATCCTTCAGTCCTTCGAGGATACATCATTAGCGCTTGGGGCTCTTCAGCACCATGAGCGGATCGACGGAAGCGGCTATCCAGGCAAGCTGTCAGGCGATGAAATCCATCCCGTTTCCAAGATTATCGCCGTTGTCGATATTTACAGCGCGATGATTTCGGCTCGCGTCTATCAGGAGGAACGAGATCTTCTATTCGTGCTGAAGGAGCTGCATCGACTCAGCTTCAAGGAGCTGGATCCAGTCGTCACACATACCTTCATCAAGCATATGATCCCGAACTTTATAGGCAAACGGGTGAAGCTGAGCAATGGAAGCATCGGGATCATCGTCATGACTCATCCCACTGAATTTTTCAGCCCTCTGATCCAGGTTGACCAGCGCTTTATCGACTTGACCGCTGAGCGCGAATACGAAATTACCCACGTCTACATGTAG
- a CDS encoding ThiF family adenylyltransferase codes for MKEWTTDSLQDRYSRQIRFSHIGRDGQALLQRGRVAIVGMGALGSAISQHVVRAGVGYVRIIDRDVVEWSNLQRQMLYTEQDASALLPKAEAAASRLREMNSSVTIEAHTADLTSLNADELLGDVGLILDGSDNFSVRYLMNDYSLRSGIPWIYGGAVGASGMTMTFRPGYTSCYRCLFPEAPAPGTTDTCDTAGIISPIIDIIASVQASEALKWLTGNIAALHGTLFQVDLWNNSWLPLQMGEARRPDCPACGKGQYDYLNGGHSETMAVVLCGRHSVHVTPAAPAHLDLEQLSRSLSAAGPVSCNAFLLKLELPAGMSLVLFKDGRALVQGTEDLAKARSIYAEILGV; via the coding sequence ATGAAGGAATGGACGACAGACAGCTTGCAGGATCGATATTCACGCCAAATCCGTTTCTCCCATATTGGCCGCGACGGACAAGCACTGCTGCAGAGAGGGCGAGTCGCCATTGTCGGGATGGGCGCGCTTGGCTCCGCCATATCCCAGCATGTGGTCCGCGCCGGAGTCGGCTATGTACGCATCATTGACAGAGATGTTGTGGAATGGAGCAATCTGCAGAGGCAGATGCTCTACACAGAGCAGGACGCCTCTGCGCTGCTTCCGAAGGCCGAAGCGGCCGCAAGCAGGCTGAGAGAGATGAACAGCTCGGTCACGATTGAAGCTCACACCGCCGACCTGACCTCCTTGAACGCCGATGAGCTGCTTGGAGATGTAGGGCTCATTCTCGACGGGTCTGACAACTTCAGTGTTCGCTATCTAATGAATGATTACAGCCTGCGGTCCGGCATTCCCTGGATCTATGGCGGGGCTGTGGGCGCGTCCGGCATGACGATGACCTTCCGTCCCGGCTATACCTCTTGTTATCGCTGCTTGTTCCCGGAAGCCCCTGCTCCCGGTACAACAGACACTTGTGATACGGCTGGCATTATCTCCCCCATTATAGACATTATTGCTTCTGTTCAAGCCTCTGAAGCGCTCAAATGGCTAACAGGCAATATCGCCGCGCTGCATGGCACCTTGTTTCAGGTCGATCTGTGGAACAATTCCTGGCTTCCGCTGCAGATGGGAGAAGCTCGCCGCCCAGACTGCCCCGCATGCGGCAAGGGACAATATGACTACTTGAACGGCGGCCATTCGGAGACCATGGCCGTTGTTCTCTGCGGCAGACATTCCGTACATGTGACGCCTGCTGCTCCCGCCCATCTGGATCTGGAGCAGCTGTCCAGATCGCTTTCCGCCGCAGGCCCTGTTTCCTGCAACGCTTTCCTGCTCAAGCTGGAGCTGCCCGCTGGCATGTCATTGGTCTTATTCAAGGACGGAAGAGCCCTCGTTCAAGGGACCGAGGATTTAGCAAAAGCAAGATCGATTTATGCCGAAATATTAGGCGTTTAG